In one Bartonella grahamii subsp. shimonis genomic region, the following are encoded:
- a CDS encoding UbiH/UbiF family hydroxylase yields MIFEKKEHKDIAVIGAGPVGMLAALSLAREGLSVFLVGPPAHTDELRTTALMMPAIRTLQKLNIWNNLQKHAAALSYMRIIDITSRIVHAPTVHFSSAEIGEKAFGYNIPNVKLNSALVDAVTHTPNITRFVSAAKSFHHTKNHVCITLADRKVIQAALVVAADGRHSLTRAAAGISVKQWSYPQKALVLNFSHEFSHQNTSTEFHTEHGPFTQVPLPGRRSSLVWVVHPSRAEELLNIEPKAIAKMIENQMQSMLGKLSLETSIQAWPLSGLLSHHFAANRTILVGEAAHVFPPIGAQGLNLGFRDVQTLIDILPNKISNSNSEMIVEHYNKCRKPDILIRSGAVHTLNSALLSHMLPVHIIRSVGLGLLHSFSPLRNLFMREGIYPGYGFKKIMQIFPMKSSKQLY; encoded by the coding sequence GTGATATTTGAAAAGAAAGAGCATAAAGATATTGCTGTTATTGGTGCAGGTCCTGTCGGAATGTTAGCAGCACTGAGTCTTGCACGTGAGGGGCTTTCTGTTTTTCTTGTTGGCCCCCCTGCTCATACAGATGAGTTACGGACAACTGCTCTTATGATGCCTGCAATACGCACGCTTCAAAAACTCAATATTTGGAATAATCTTCAAAAACATGCCGCTGCTTTATCGTACATGAGAATTATAGATATAACTTCTAGAATTGTGCATGCTCCTACGGTGCATTTTTCTTCTGCTGAAATTGGTGAAAAAGCTTTTGGCTACAATATACCTAATGTAAAATTGAACAGTGCTTTAGTCGATGCTGTTACACATACGCCCAATATTACAAGATTTGTTTCTGCAGCTAAATCTTTTCATCACACAAAAAATCATGTATGTATTACTCTTGCTGATCGTAAAGTCATTCAAGCAGCACTTGTTGTAGCAGCTGATGGACGTCACTCTCTTACACGTGCCGCAGCAGGGATAAGTGTCAAACAGTGGAGTTATCCACAAAAAGCACTTGTTCTCAACTTTTCTCATGAGTTTTCTCATCAAAATACATCAACCGAATTTCATACAGAACATGGTCCATTTACACAGGTTCCACTACCAGGGCGAAGATCTAGTCTTGTATGGGTTGTTCATCCTTCTCGTGCTGAGGAATTATTGAATATAGAACCAAAAGCAATTGCAAAAATGATCGAAAACCAAATGCAATCAATGCTTGGAAAGCTAAGCTTAGAAACATCAATTCAAGCATGGCCGCTTTCAGGACTTCTTTCTCATCATTTTGCTGCTAATCGAACAATTTTAGTGGGTGAAGCCGCTCATGTTTTCCCCCCTATTGGGGCACAGGGATTGAATTTAGGATTCCGTGATGTCCAAACTTTGATTGATATTTTACCCAATAAAATATCCAATTCTAACTCTGAAATGATTGTTGAACATTATAATAAATGCCGCAAACCAGATATATTAATCCGAAGCGGAGCTGTTCATACACTTAACTCTGCTCTACTTTCTCACATGTTGCCTGTTCATATCATACGAAGCGTTGGGCTTGGTTTGTTACATAGTTTCTCACCATTACGTAATTTATTTATGCGCGAAGGAATATATCCCGGTTATGGATTCAAAAAAATTATGCAAATATTTCCAATGAAATCATCTAAACAGCTCTACTGA
- a CDS encoding enoyl-CoA hydratase/isomerase family protein, producing the protein MQIDFGADDDISFTKEGRAGLIKLTRPSALNALNQRMVSALKKALRTWETDDNVSCVLIEGEGRAFCAGGDVVEIYHMGKSASACQYFSDEYSLNAYIKRFSKPYISFLNGIWMGGGVGISLYGSHRIVTENTVFAMPEGAIGFFPDVGASFFLPSLPNHFGIYLALTGARIKWGDCLNLGLATHAVAEIEFDMIRKAVIEQGDPTLALNERAITKDYETSHEIRCIINTCFSAHTLEECLELLHKKSNEGILFAKECYDILQSRSPISLKVIWRQMKQNSSQTLEDCMKIENRIAHHMINSHDFHEGIRAMLIDKDKNPQWQPDKLSNVTDKMVDSYFQPVEQELLL; encoded by the coding sequence ATGCAAATTGATTTTGGAGCAGATGATGATATTTCTTTTACGAAAGAAGGACGTGCTGGTCTTATAAAGCTCACACGCCCTTCAGCATTAAATGCTCTTAATCAACGAATGGTTTCAGCTTTAAAAAAAGCTCTCAGGACATGGGAAACAGATGATAATGTTTCTTGTGTCTTAATTGAAGGAGAGGGGCGTGCTTTTTGTGCTGGTGGAGATGTTGTAGAAATCTACCATATGGGAAAAAGCGCTTCTGCTTGTCAATACTTTAGTGATGAATATAGTCTAAATGCTTATATCAAACGTTTTTCAAAGCCCTACATTTCTTTCTTAAACGGTATTTGGATGGGAGGAGGGGTAGGTATTTCTCTCTATGGTTCGCATCGAATTGTTACAGAAAATACAGTTTTTGCTATGCCAGAAGGTGCTATTGGATTTTTTCCAGATGTAGGTGCAAGTTTTTTCTTACCATCTCTTCCCAATCATTTTGGCATCTATCTTGCATTAACAGGCGCACGTATAAAGTGGGGAGATTGCTTAAATTTGGGATTAGCAACACACGCCGTTGCTGAAATTGAATTCGATATGATTAGAAAAGCTGTTATTGAGCAAGGAGATCCTACTTTAGCTTTAAACGAGCGAGCAATTACAAAAGACTATGAAACGAGTCATGAAATACGTTGTATTATTAACACTTGTTTTAGTGCCCATACCTTAGAAGAATGTCTTGAGTTGCTACATAAAAAAAGTAATGAAGGTATTTTATTTGCTAAAGAATGTTATGATATTTTGCAGTCACGTTCTCCGATAAGTTTAAAAGTTATCTGGAGACAAATGAAACAAAATTCATCTCAAACATTGGAAGATTGTATGAAAATTGAAAACCGCATTGCACATCATATGATTAATTCACATGATTTTCATGAAGGTATACGTGCTATGTTAATCGATAAGGATAAAAACCCGCAATGGCAGCCAGATAAACTTTCAAATGTGACAGATAAAATGGTAGATTCTTACTTCCAACCTGTTGAGCAAGAGTTATTATTGTGA
- a CDS encoding TatD family hydrolase → MLIDTHCHLDFEDFSQDLDNVIQRALDADVKRMVTISTHVHKLDKLLAIAQSYDQVFCSVGTHPNHAHEEQNITAEELIKFSNHPKIVAFGEGGLDYHYDYSTPEEQKKVFQEHIIASRETQIPLVIHSRNADIDMEKILREQIKEGAFPFILHCYSSGMQLARAGIELGGYISFSGILTFKNALEIREIAKIVPHEHLLVETDAPFLAPSPHRGKTNEPSFVCYTAAVLAEIIGLSIEETAQITTRNAFRLFSKMK, encoded by the coding sequence ATGTTGATTGATACACATTGTCATCTTGATTTTGAAGATTTTTCACAAGATTTGGATAATGTTATCCAACGGGCTTTAGATGCTGATGTTAAACGTATGGTAACAATTTCAACCCATGTTCATAAGTTAGATAAGCTGTTAGCCATTGCGCAAAGCTATGATCAAGTCTTTTGTTCCGTTGGAACACACCCCAATCATGCGCATGAAGAACAAAATATTACAGCGGAAGAACTTATAAAGTTCTCGAATCACCCTAAAATTGTTGCGTTTGGGGAAGGGGGGCTTGATTATCATTATGATTATTCTACACCAGAAGAGCAAAAGAAAGTTTTTCAAGAACATATCATTGCTTCTCGAGAAACACAGATTCCTCTTGTTATACATTCACGCAATGCCGATATCGATATGGAGAAAATATTACGTGAACAGATAAAGGAAGGAGCTTTTCCCTTTATCCTTCATTGTTATTCGTCTGGAATGCAACTTGCTCGTGCTGGAATTGAACTTGGTGGTTATATTTCTTTTTCAGGTATTCTTACTTTTAAAAACGCACTTGAAATCCGTGAAATAGCAAAAATTGTGCCCCATGAGCATTTGTTAGTGGAAACAGATGCTCCATTCTTAGCACCTAGTCCCCATCGGGGAAAAACAAATGAACCATCTTTTGTATGCTATACAGCAGCTGTTTTGGCTGAAATAATTGGCTTAAGCATTGAAGAAACAGCTCAAATAACAACGCGTAATGCTTTTCGTTTATTTAGCAAAATGAAATAA
- the metG gene encoding methionine--tRNA ligase, producing the protein MRDTYYITTPIFYPNGAPHIGHAYSAIASDVLARFQRLNGKNVFFLSGTDEHGLKMQQTAAALGVTPQQLADRNSAVFQKMLAVLNCSNDDFIRTTEKRHYQACQEIWKKMEANGDIYLGRYTGWYSVRQEAYYEEKDTEIGPDNIRREKELGSPVEWNEEESYFFRLSHYEKALLEYYEKHPDFIAPFERRNEIISFIKSGLKDISISRASFNWGVAVPENPKHVMYVWVDALTNYLSAIGFFNENSKKCDFWPANTHIIGKDIIRFHAVYWPAFLMSAGIELPKNIFAHGFLLNRGAKMSKSIGNVVDPFKMVDHYGLDQVRYFLLREVPFGQDGSYSHESLVNRINADLANDLGNLAQRCLSMIAKNCDAKVPRATSFLAQDKQLLEQSLHVLETVHQAMSSYSMHLALSAIFSIVADANRYFANEQPWTLRKNDRERFSTVLYITVEILRRIGIMLLPFIPQSAARLLDSLAVAEDDRLLYHISHSKIQEGLDLPPPEPIFPRYVLKKEDTHHVD; encoded by the coding sequence ATGCGTGACACATATTACATAACAACTCCCATTTTTTATCCTAATGGTGCTCCACATATTGGACATGCCTATAGTGCAATTGCAAGCGATGTCTTAGCCCGCTTTCAACGATTAAACGGAAAAAATGTATTTTTTCTTTCTGGTACAGATGAGCATGGTCTAAAGATGCAACAAACCGCAGCAGCATTAGGCGTGACACCTCAGCAACTTGCAGATCGTAATAGTGCTGTGTTTCAAAAAATGCTTGCAGTATTAAATTGTTCTAACGATGATTTTATCCGTACGACAGAAAAACGCCATTATCAAGCTTGTCAAGAAATTTGGAAAAAGATGGAAGCAAATGGCGATATTTATCTCGGTCGTTATACGGGGTGGTATTCGGTTCGCCAAGAAGCCTATTATGAAGAAAAAGATACGGAAATTGGACCAGATAACATCCGTCGTGAGAAGGAATTAGGCTCTCCAGTTGAATGGAATGAAGAAGAAAGTTATTTTTTTAGACTTTCTCATTATGAAAAGGCTCTTCTTGAATATTATGAAAAACATCCTGATTTTATTGCTCCATTTGAGCGGCGTAATGAAATTATAAGTTTTATCAAATCAGGTTTAAAAGATATCTCTATTTCACGCGCAAGTTTTAACTGGGGAGTTGCTGTTCCTGAGAATCCAAAGCACGTGATGTATGTCTGGGTTGATGCGCTTACAAATTATCTATCAGCAATTGGTTTTTTCAATGAAAATTCAAAAAAATGTGATTTTTGGCCTGCAAATACGCATATTATTGGTAAGGATATTATTCGTTTTCATGCAGTCTATTGGCCGGCATTTTTAATGTCTGCTGGAATTGAATTGCCTAAAAATATTTTTGCACATGGTTTTTTACTTAACCGTGGTGCCAAAATGTCAAAATCTATTGGAAATGTCGTTGATCCTTTTAAAATGGTTGATCATTATGGTCTTGATCAGGTCCGTTATTTCCTTCTCCGTGAAGTGCCATTCGGACAAGATGGTAGTTATAGTCATGAAAGCCTTGTGAACCGTATTAATGCTGATCTTGCTAATGATCTTGGTAATTTAGCACAGCGTTGTTTGTCTATGATTGCCAAAAATTGTGATGCAAAAGTCCCTAGAGCAACTTCATTTTTAGCTCAAGATAAACAGCTTTTAGAACAATCTCTTCACGTACTTGAAACTGTACACCAAGCTATGTCTTCTTATAGTATGCATTTAGCACTTTCAGCTATTTTTTCAATTGTAGCAGATGCCAATCGCTATTTTGCCAACGAACAACCTTGGACCTTACGTAAAAATGATCGAGAACGATTTTCTACAGTTCTTTATATAACTGTAGAAATCTTGCGGAGAATAGGAATTATGCTTTTGCCTTTCATACCCCAATCAGCAGCGAGGCTTCTTGATAGCCTTGCGGTTGCTGAAGATGATCGGTTATTGTATCATATAAGCCATTCAAAAATTCAAGAAGGACTTGATCTTCCACCACCAGAACCAATTTTTCCTCGTTACGTCTTGAAGAAAGAAGATACTCATCATGTTGATTGA
- the sodC gene encoding superoxide dismutase [Cu-Zn] SodC, translating into MKKILLSLLVFMAFLIHKNSALALSTQVNIYKLEANNSKKPIGNIKIEENTYGLIFIPNLSTLSEGMHGFHVHVNPSCDTKDGIIGGNAGGHYDPEHTGKHLGPYNVNGHLGDLPALYVDKQGYATMSVLAPRLKKISEIKGRSLVIHLGADNQSDKPLPLGGGGARLACGIIEK; encoded by the coding sequence ATGAAAAAAATATTATTATCATTATTGGTTTTTATGGCATTTTTAATTCATAAAAATTCTGCATTAGCACTATCAACACAAGTAAATATTTATAAATTAGAAGCTAATAATTCAAAAAAGCCTATTGGTAACATTAAAATTGAAGAAAATACATACGGTTTGATTTTCATTCCTAATTTATCTACTTTATCAGAAGGGATGCATGGTTTTCATGTACATGTAAATCCTTCATGCGATACAAAAGATGGTATAATTGGTGGAAACGCAGGTGGACATTATGATCCGGAACATACCGGAAAACATTTAGGACCTTATAATGTCAATGGTCATCTTGGTGATTTACCAGCACTCTATGTTGATAAGCAAGGATATGCCACGATGAGCGTTCTTGCTCCACGATTAAAAAAAATCTCTGAAATTAAAGGGCGCTCTTTAGTTATTCATTTAGGGGCAGACAATCAATCAGACAAACCATTACCGCTTGGCGGAGGTGGTGCGCGTTTGGCGTGCGGTATTATTGAAAAATAA
- a CDS encoding DUF6163 family protein has protein sequence MKNNSRKRISKINLIYNCYLRLLALICLVLGICYWIRLVGVFPGILWRFDLMPWQWQFASAILAILYPIALVGLWMYSLWGIIVWCIATLIEAITIYYSDFIYQPFIPLFHGILFLAFIILQIMMIFLKRIKNKKTL, from the coding sequence GTGAAAAATAATTCACGCAAACGGATTTCAAAAATAAATTTAATCTATAATTGTTATTTACGGCTTTTAGCACTTATTTGCTTAGTCCTAGGTATTTGTTATTGGATACGCCTTGTTGGTGTTTTTCCAGGTATTCTATGGCGTTTTGATCTTATGCCTTGGCAGTGGCAATTTGCATCAGCTATATTGGCTATTCTCTATCCTATTGCCTTAGTTGGACTTTGGATGTATTCACTATGGGGTATCATTGTGTGGTGTATTGCAACATTGATTGAAGCAATAACAATATATTATTCCGATTTTATTTATCAGCCATTTATACCATTATTTCATGGAATATTATTTTTAGCTTTTATAATACTACAAATTATGATGATTTTTTTAAAAAGAATAAAAAATAAAAAAACATTGTGA
- a CDS encoding HrgA protein, translated as MTLNLTNTVFNFLKKNPTKKFTAREIAQWIFENYPEKCRQKQKYSTAIITPLNSDAALIQQIVSEIGAKRPQLQKRYSEIKTTEGRPRQYYFTKQTDSAEIDAVEDNAKSRKEDGFVKEHDFYPLLSKFLWSELAVYSKRINEKCSRNKHGAGGNKWLYPDLVGMQDLSREWNREIKDCILQYFDKKTKLWSFEVKILINRSNLRKAFFQTVSNSSWANLSYLVASEIEGVDTLKELRMLSSLHGIGFIRLNKENSSESEILIPAKERSDIDWDTANRLVEENKDFLDYIKLIRQFYQTGEMRPLDWDHMYP; from the coding sequence ATGACTTTGAATTTAACAAACACTGTTTTTAATTTTTTAAAGAAAAATCCGACAAAAAAATTTACAGCTCGAGAAATTGCCCAATGGATATTTGAAAATTATCCAGAAAAATGCCGTCAAAAACAAAAGTATTCAACAGCAATAATCACTCCCCTTAATAGTGATGCAGCTCTTATTCAGCAAATTGTTTCTGAAATAGGAGCAAAACGCCCTCAGTTACAAAAGCGTTATTCAGAAATTAAAACCACTGAAGGACGACCACGGCAATATTATTTTACTAAACAAACAGACAGTGCTGAAATTGATGCAGTAGAGGACAATGCAAAGAGTAGAAAAGAAGATGGCTTTGTTAAAGAGCATGATTTTTATCCGTTATTATCTAAATTTTTATGGTCAGAGCTTGCAGTTTATAGCAAGCGCATTAATGAGAAATGTTCTCGTAATAAACATGGTGCAGGCGGAAATAAATGGCTTTATCCAGATCTCGTAGGAATGCAAGATTTAAGCAGGGAATGGAATCGTGAAATTAAAGATTGTATTTTGCAATATTTTGATAAAAAAACAAAGCTTTGGTCTTTTGAAGTAAAAATTCTCATCAATCGTTCAAATTTACGAAAAGCATTTTTTCAAACAGTTAGTAATTCTTCATGGGCTAATTTGAGTTATTTAGTTGCTAGTGAAATTGAAGGGGTCGATACATTAAAAGAGCTTCGGATGCTTTCAAGTTTGCATGGAATTGGATTTATAAGACTTAATAAGGAAAACTCTTCCGAGAGTGAGATCTTAATTCCTGCCAAAGAACGTAGTGATATTGACTGGGATACTGCTAATAGATTAGTGGAAGAAAACAAAGATTTTCTTGATTATATTAAGCTCATTCGTCAATTTTATCAAACTGGCGAGATGCGTCCACTAGATTGGGATCATATGTATCCATGA
- the pcsA gene encoding phosphatidylcholine synthase codes for MVEDFKNEDKKTLKRKLTKEIKKNAKLLRHKKVTMPQAKAFSVHLLTASGSFLAFLSLISASQKEWTAMFCWLGLALLVDGIDGPIARKLDVKYVLPTWSGELLDNIIDYVTYVLIPAFALYQSGFMGVGLSFSLSAIIVISSAIYYADTSMKTKENFFKGFPVVWNMMIFTLFVVRPGEWFTFIIIVLSAIISFLPIYFIHPVRVLRLRRINFPIFLLWCFFGVSAFFYQLEAPYWVKIGISVTGIYIYCIGAIMQMFPQLGVKNIKKQ; via the coding sequence ATGGTTGAAGACTTTAAAAACGAGGATAAGAAAACCTTGAAACGTAAACTAACAAAGGAAATCAAAAAAAATGCTAAATTATTACGCCATAAAAAAGTAACAATGCCACAAGCAAAGGCCTTTTCTGTTCATTTACTAACAGCTTCGGGATCATTTTTAGCGTTTCTTTCTCTTATATCAGCCTCTCAAAAAGAATGGACAGCTATGTTCTGTTGGCTTGGGCTTGCACTTCTCGTTGATGGTATAGATGGACCAATTGCACGCAAACTTGATGTTAAATACGTTCTTCCAACATGGTCTGGAGAGCTGTTAGATAATATTATTGATTATGTGACCTATGTCTTAATTCCTGCTTTTGCACTCTATCAAAGTGGTTTTATGGGGGTAGGGTTATCATTTTCATTGAGTGCAATTATTGTTATTTCATCTGCTATTTATTATGCAGATACCAGCATGAAAACCAAAGAAAACTTTTTTAAAGGATTTCCTGTTGTTTGGAATATGATGATTTTTACACTTTTTGTCGTAAGACCCGGCGAGTGGTTTACTTTTATCATTATTGTTTTATCGGCGATTATATCTTTTTTGCCAATTTATTTTATCCATCCGGTAAGAGTCCTTCGTTTACGGAGAATTAATTTTCCAATTTTTCTCTTATGGTGTTTTTTTGGTGTTTCTGCATTCTTTTATCAACTAGAGGCTCCCTATTGGGTTAAAATAGGAATTTCGGTAACAGGAATTTATATATATTGTATCGGTGCAATCATGCAAATGTTTCCTCAACTTGGGGTAAAAAATATAAAAAAACAATAA
- a CDS encoding MBL fold metallo-hydrolase, with the protein MCDQYRFTILGCGPSPGVPRPNGDWGTCDPNNPKNKRYRSSLLVERIKPSGDKTTIVIDTGPDFRSQMIDARVSHLDAALYTHSHADHIHGIDDLRSYALAQKCLIDIYADRFTLEHLKSAFGYCFQTPKDSSYSPILKEHLINEDSQFIIQGQGGAISVNTHLQHHGNIHSLGFRIGNVAYCTDVSEFPEKTLSKLMDLDVLIIEALQFKSHPSHFSVDQALQWIEYLMPKQAILTHMDRSLDYNKVINYVPSYVKPAYQGFTFETDV; encoded by the coding sequence ATGTGTGATCAATACCGATTTACAATATTAGGTTGTGGTCCTTCTCCAGGAGTGCCACGACCCAATGGTGATTGGGGAACATGTGATCCGAATAACCCTAAAAATAAACGTTACAGAAGTTCTTTATTAGTTGAACGTATTAAACCTTCAGGAGACAAAACAACGATCGTTATTGATACAGGTCCAGATTTTCGCTCACAAATGATTGATGCGCGTGTAAGCCATCTTGATGCTGCTCTTTATACGCATTCTCATGCAGACCATATCCATGGTATCGATGATTTACGCAGCTATGCACTTGCACAAAAATGTTTAATAGATATTTATGCCGACAGATTTACACTAGAGCATCTCAAAAGTGCTTTCGGATATTGTTTTCAAACACCAAAAGATTCATCTTATTCTCCCATTTTAAAAGAGCATCTTATCAATGAAGATAGCCAATTTATTATTCAGGGGCAGGGCGGAGCAATAAGCGTCAATACACATTTACAACACCACGGAAACATTCATTCCTTAGGTTTTCGGATTGGGAATGTTGCCTATTGTACGGATGTTAGTGAATTTCCTGAAAAAACTTTATCCAAATTAATGGATTTGGATGTTCTCATTATTGAAGCTCTTCAATTTAAATCCCATCCGAGTCATTTTTCTGTTGATCAAGCATTACAATGGATAGAATATTTAATGCCAAAACAAGCAATACTTACACATATGGACAGATCGTTGGATTACAACAAGGTTATAAATTATGTTCCATCCTATGTAAAACCTGCATATCAAGGTTTTACTTTTGAAACAGATGTGTAA
- the tmk gene encoding dTMP kinase translates to MSGYFITFEGGDGVGKTVQISLLAESLSHQGYDVVTTREPGGTPGAEAIRHILLSGQVQQYGPLIETVLFTAARVDHMTEVIAPALQKGKIVLCDRFIDSTRVYQGLNDTVSSSLLSVLECIALNGIFPHLTFLLDMPAMCGMKRANLRRKRTEEIDYFEKDQLEIQEQRRQAFLRLAKQEPHRFRVIDATGSVEAIAHQIKNICHQLLLDQLS, encoded by the coding sequence GTGTCAGGCTATTTTATTACATTCGAAGGAGGGGACGGGGTAGGAAAAACGGTGCAGATTTCTTTACTTGCTGAGTCTCTCTCTCACCAAGGTTATGATGTTGTCACAACACGAGAACCAGGAGGAACGCCAGGAGCAGAAGCAATCCGGCATATTTTGTTGTCGGGACAGGTGCAACAGTATGGGCCGTTGATTGAAACTGTTTTGTTTACAGCAGCACGTGTCGACCATATGACCGAGGTTATCGCACCTGCTTTGCAAAAAGGTAAAATCGTTTTATGTGACCGCTTTATTGATTCTACACGCGTTTATCAAGGTCTCAATGATACAGTCAGTTCTTCTCTTCTTTCTGTTTTAGAGTGTATTGCGCTCAATGGTATCTTTCCTCATTTAACATTTTTATTAGATATGCCAGCAATGTGTGGTATGAAGCGTGCAAATTTACGAAGAAAAAGAACAGAAGAAATTGATTATTTTGAAAAAGATCAGTTAGAAATTCAAGAACAAAGGCGTCAAGCTTTTCTTCGATTGGCCAAACAGGAACCCCATAGATTTCGAGTCATTGACGCCACTGGCTCAGTGGAAGCCATTGCACATCAAATAAAAAATATTTGTCATCAGCTATTGTTGGATCAACTTTCATGA
- a CDS encoding DNA polymerase III subunit delta': protein MSNVNILRQYDDIDTILSPSQNSVVFGHEDVRHFLTQMLKEERLHHALLFEGEYGIGKATLAFHLAWNILSSQQGAFLKPDPYSTPWRQITQGSHPGLLYISRRFDVKTQKFKTGILVDDIRDIMHFLSRTSQDNGWRIVIIDSADDMNRNAANAILKILEEPPTKTLFVIIAHSSGKLLPTIHSRCQKISFRPLNNDEMKKVITHIFANQDLPDEKTIEMIVKKSKGSPRKAALLICHGGLEIIKTIDALLEKPICNATTVHTLAQTFSSASSTFQFQQFCDEILNKIQKKAIMLVEKGDLFLSKKYAKKWQEIHQEIEEIQLFNLDKKQFVINLLFKVHKIIHED from the coding sequence ATGAGTAATGTAAATATCTTACGCCAATATGATGATATTGATACAATTTTATCACCGTCCCAGAATAGTGTTGTCTTTGGTCATGAGGATGTTCGTCATTTTTTGACACAAATGCTTAAAGAAGAGCGTTTGCATCATGCATTATTATTTGAAGGAGAGTATGGGATCGGAAAGGCTACATTAGCCTTTCATCTTGCTTGGAACATTTTAAGTTCTCAACAGGGGGCTTTCTTGAAACCCGATCCTTATTCTACTCCATGGCGCCAAATTACACAAGGAAGCCACCCTGGTCTTTTATATATTTCACGTCGATTTGATGTAAAAACGCAAAAGTTTAAAACAGGAATACTTGTTGATGATATTCGTGATATTATGCATTTTTTAAGCCGAACATCGCAAGATAATGGATGGCGTATTGTTATTATTGATTCTGCAGATGATATGAATAGAAATGCAGCAAATGCAATTCTCAAAATACTTGAAGAACCACCTACAAAAACGTTATTTGTTATTATCGCGCATTCTTCAGGAAAATTGCTTCCAACAATCCATTCTCGGTGTCAAAAAATTTCTTTTCGTCCGTTGAATAACGATGAAATGAAAAAAGTTATTACACATATTTTCGCCAATCAGGATTTACCTGATGAGAAAACAATTGAAATGATTGTTAAAAAATCCAAAGGAAGTCCTCGAAAAGCTGCTTTACTTATTTGCCATGGCGGTCTTGAAATTATTAAAACAATTGATGCTCTCCTAGAGAAACCAATTTGTAACGCAACGACTGTACACACTCTTGCACAAACATTTTCATCTGCTTCTTCTACATTCCAATTTCAACAATTTTGTGATGAAATTCTTAATAAAATTCAAAAAAAAGCTATCATGCTCGTTGAAAAGGGAGATTTATTTCTCTCAAAAAAATATGCTAAAAAATGGCAGGAGATTCATCAAGAAATAGAGGAAATACAACTGTTTAATCTCGATAAAAAGCAGTTTGTTATTAACTTACTTTTTAAAGTTCATAAGATCATTCATGAGGATTAG